CGGAGGGGGCGACAGCTGGGAGAACATGGTCGCGTGCTGCCTGCGCTGCAACAACGCCAAGGGGGACCGGACCCTGAACCAGCTGGGCTGGCAGCTGCGCTTCCTTCCCCAGCCGCCGCGCGGAGCGCGCTGGCAAATCCGTGAACTCGAACGCCCGGCACCGCAGTGGGACGAGTTCCTTGACGCCGGCACCGCCGCGTGATGCCCCTGCCGCGCGGCGGCTCTTCCCGCTGCAACAATTCTCCCCGCTCGAAAGAGCTTTCCAGCTCGGAGGACCTTTCCCGCACCGGTGACCGTCCGCGCTTCAACGCCGTTATCTTGGCCGGCGGGCGGTCCTCGCGGCTGGACGGAACACCAAAGGCACTGCTGCAGGCCTCCGGCCGGACGCTGCTGGCGGCCGCACTGGACGCTGCGGCGGGGGCGTGCGCCTGCGCCGTTGCCGGTCCGCCGTCCTTGTCCGCAGTCGTGGAGGAGTCCGGACATGGTGCCGCGCTGCTGGTCCGGGAAGATCCGCCGTTCTCCGGGCCGGCGGCAGCCCTGGCGGCTGCCTGGACAGCGCTGGCGGAACGGGACAGTCACGCAGGGCACCTGCAACCGGGCTGGACGCTGGTCCTGGCCTGCGACATGCCGTTCATCTCCCGGGCCGTCGCGGCGCTCCTGGCCGCCGCCCGGAGCACCGAAGCGGAGGTTGCGCCGGGACGCGTGGACCGGTATGAATCGCTGCTGGCGCTTGATGAAACCGGCAGGGCGCAGCCGCTGGCGGCCCTGTACCGGACCGCTCACCTGGGAGCTGCGGTGCACCAGCCCGACAGGCCTGGCGGCTTGGAAAACCTCTCGATGAGGAGGCTCCTTGCTAAGGTGCAATGGAGGGGCGTTGCGGTGCCCGCCCACAGCACGGCGGATATTGATACGTGGGAGGATGCCCGGCGCTGGTCGGTGGGAACCGGGCGCGCCGGTAACGTGGAAGCGTCCGCAGCGTCCGAGCGAACGCCAGCAGAGGAGCAGTAAATGGCAAGCCAGGAAGAACAACTCGAAGCGTGGTGCGGCAGGCTGCTGACCGCCTTGGAGCTGGAGGGAACCGCCGTGGATATCGGCGCAGTGTTGCAGCTGGCCTCAGACGCGGCTCACTCGGTGGTCCGGCCCGCCGCACCCCTGACCACGTTTGTGGCCGGATTTGCTGCAGGGCTGGCGGCAGGCAGCGGACAGGCGGACGACGACGTCGCCATGGGCGCAGCGATGCGCGCGGCTGCCCGTGAATGCAAAAACTACGGTGAAACCGGAGACTCCAATGACAACTGACAATTCCACCCCCGTAATACTCCCGCTTCAGCCCAACGCGCCCTGGGAGCAGGCGCGCAGCTTGGCATTCTCAGCGGGCCGCCCGCTGCCCTATGAAACTGTGCCCCTGGCCGAGGCCCTGGGCCAGGTCCTCGCCGAGGACGTAACCGCCTTGCAGCCCATTCCGCATTATGCGTCGTCGGCGATGGACGGCTGGGCCGTCTCCGGTCCGCCGCCGTGGCAGCTGGTGTCGCATCAGGAGCCGAAAACGGAGCGGTGGCAGATCCACAAGGAGTCCGGACGCCGCCCGCTGCAGCCGGGCCAGGCCGTTGCCATCCTGACGGGCGGCATGATCCCGCTGGGCGCCCACAGCGTGCTGCGCTCCGAAAGCGGCGTGCTCACCGGCGGCGTCAACCCGGTGCTCGCCCTCAGCGACGATGCCCGCGGGGAAGAACCCCGGTCCGGCGAACACATCCGGCCCGCGGGAGAGGAAGCAGCCGCAGGCGAAGTCACGATCCGGCGCGGCACCCGGCTGAACCCGGCACACATCGCGCTTGCCGCAGTGTGCGGGCACGATACCCTGCCGGTGCTCCGCGCACCCCGGGTGTCGCTTCTGCTGACCGGCGACGAAGTCATCGAATACGGGCTGCCGGAGTCCGGCCAGGTGCGGGACACCTTCGGCCCGCAGCTTCCGCAGCTGGTGACCATGCTCGGCGGCCGCATGGACGTGGTCCGCCGCCTGTCCGACCGCTATGAGGACGTGGTGGCGGCCCTGAGCACTGATGCTTCCGACGAGACCTCCATCGCCATGTCCTCGGGGGATGTCCTCATCACCACCGGCGGCACCGGCCGCTCCGAGGCCGACCACCTGCGCCAGGCGCTGGAGGACATGGACGCGGAAATGCTGATCAACGGCGTCGCGATGCGTCCCGGGCACCCAACCATGCTGGCCCGTCTTCCCGACGGCCGGCTACTTGTGGCTCTGCCCGGCAATCCGCTGGCGGCCATGATGGCTGTCTTCACCGTCCTCTCACCGCTTTTGGACGGGCTCCGGGGAGCGCCGCTGTCGCCGGAGCGCCACGTCCTGGTGGGCGTGGATATTGAACCGCTGCCCGGACGCACCCGTCTGGTGCCCTGCCGGATCGAGAACGGGCGGGCGCTGCCCTCGCAGTATTTCCGGTCGGGAATGCTGCGCGGAATTGCCGACGCCGATGCCATCATGGTCATCCCGGAATCCGGATGCACCAAGGATGAAGCGATTACCGCACTGCCGCTGCCCTGGACGGTGCACGAGCCCCCGGCTCACTGAGTGCCCGTCCGGGCCGGTGTCGGCTAGGCTCGGATGAGGCGCTGCTCCAGCCCAGCCGCACTGGGTGAAGGGGCACCGTGTCTCACGGAGACGGAGTTTTTAAGGAGACGGAATGGGACGGGTTACCCGGCGCGGATCGATCACGAAATTCCGGACGGACGGAACAGTTACCAAGCGCGAAGACATACTGGCCGGCGAGGAGCCGCTGGAGATCCGGGTCGAGGGTCGTTCCTTTACCGTCACGATGAGGACGCCCGGCGATGACTTTGACCTTGTCGCCGGGTTCCTGGTCTCGGAAGGCATCATCTGGGAGCCCGGACAGCTGATCAGCCTGCGCTACTGTGCCGGCGTCGACGAGTCCGGACAGCAGACCTTCAACGTGGTGGATGTGCAGCTGCGACCGGGCACCGCACTCCCGGACACGGCTATGGAGCGCCATGTCTACACGTCCAGTTCCTGCGGCATCTGCGGGACGGCGTCCATCGATGCGGTGCGCAAGTCCTCCCACTTCTCGCTGGGCGACGACGACGTGCGGGTTCCGCTCCCGGTACTGGCGGCACTGCCGGACCAGCTGCGGCAGCAGCAGAAGGTCTTCGACCGCACCGGCGGGGTTCATGCCGCCGGGCTGTTCAGCGCCGAGGGCGAGTTGCTGTGCCTGCGCGAAGACGTGGGACGCCACAATGCGGTGGACAAAGTGGTGGGCTGGGCCCTGCGCGCGGGCAGGCTGCCGCTGCGGGGAACCGTCCTCCAGGTCTCCGGCCGGGCGTCCTTTGAATTGGTGCAGAAGGCCCAGCTTGCCGGCATCCCGATGCTGGCGGCCGTCAGCGCGCCGTCGTCGTTGTCGGTGGAGCTGGCACAGGATGCCGGGATGACGCTGGTGGGCTTCAGCCGCGGGACGTCGCTGAACTGCTACGCGTTCCCGGAGCGGATTTCGGTCTGACCGCAGCTGGGGCAGCGAAACGATCAGCGCCGCGCCGGAACCTGCACGGTGACCGTGGTGCCCCGGCCCACCGCCGAATCGATGGCCAGCTCCCCGCCGTGCTGGTGGACGATGTCCTGCACAATGGCCAGGCCGAGACCGGTGCCGGGAATTGCGGCAGCCGTGGCATTGGAAGCACGGAAGAACCGCCGGAACAGCTTGGGAATGTCGCCCTCGGGGATTCCGATGCCGCTGTCCACCACCTTGACCCGGATCTGGGGGCCGGAATCCGTGCTGATGACATCGCTCAGGACATCCACCGTTCCGCCCGGGCGCGTGAACTTCACGGCGTTGGAGAGCAGGTTCGTGAAGACCTGTTCCAGCTGCGCCTCTTCTCCGTCGACCAGGAGCGGTGCCGCCACCGGCCCCAGCTGCAGGGTAATGTCATTCGCTGCGGCAGCCGGTGCCAGCGCCGCCGCCACCGATTCCAGGAGACCGGCCAGATCGATTTCCTCCACTGCAAGACTGGCATGGGCATCGCTGCGGGAAATGGTGAGCAGGTCGGAAATGAGCTGGTTCAGGCGCGCGGCGTTGCGCCCCACAATTTCCAGCATCTGCACCATGTGCGGAGGAACCTCCCCGGCGGAACCGTCCAAGATCAGCTCAAGATAGCCGGTGATCGAGGTCAGCGGGGTCCGCAGCTCATGGTTCACGGTGGCCACAAAATCGGTCTTGGCCTGGTCCAGTTCCCGCAACCGGGACAGCACCTCGCGCTGGGCGGTGATGAGATGCCCCTGCACCAGGCCGTGGGCAAGGTTTCCGCAGACGTGCTGAATGAGTGACAGCTCTGTCCGGCTCCAGTGCCGCGGGGCGGTACCGGCGATCCAGATATAGCCCAGCACCTTGTCGCCGTGGGCCAGCGGGGCCAAAACCGACGTCCGCAGCTCTGCCGGGATGGTTGCCGAGAGAACCTTGCCGTCAGGTTCATTGAGGATGAGGTGGTCTTCAACCCGAAGCACCGTCTCTTGGTCCCAAAGAGAGGCACAAAGATCCGCCGCCTCCGGCATTGGAATCCGGGGAAGGCCCTTCCCCGAGGGCTTCCGGCTCCAGGACGCCGACAGCTCAGGGACGCGCTCATCGGGAAACGTGTCCATTCGGACCTGGCAGGCAGCAAAGGTCTCCCCGAGCCCCCGCACCACCAGCGCGGCCATCTGTTCCGGATCATTGGTGCTGCGCAAAGCCGCCGAGATTGCCCGGGTATCGTCCCGCAGCCGCGCAGCAGCGATTTTGCGGCGGCGGGTGGCCTGGCTCCCGGCGAGGACCAGGGCCACCCGGGCGGCCAAATCGGTTTCCTGCACCCGGCCCACCACAAATTCCGTGATGCCGAGTTGCACCATGCCTTCGATATCCAGGTTGCCGTCACCGGACAACAGAATGACCGGCAGTTCGGCCACGGCCGGTTCCTGCCGGAGCCGGCGGAGCTGGTCGGGCCGGGCAGCGGCGAGCATCACCGAGTCGACGACGGCCAGCATGACGTCTTGCTCTGAGATCGCCTGAACGGCGTCCGACTCGTTATTGACATGCAGCGGCGTCAGGCCTGCCGCGCGCAGGACGGAGTCAGTGGAGGCCCGGCAATCGTGGACCCGGACGGCTACTACGGCAAACTGCTCGCCGGGGTCACCGGACGGCGCTTGCACCGGTTGTAGCGCCGTGGGCATGGAGGCCTTTCGTCAACTGCTGAATCCGGGGAGGGTGCAGCGAATGGAAGTGTACCAGCGCGCTCAGCTTTGGAAGTGTCCGGGAACACATCGCTGCGCGATTCCTTAACCTGCGGCCAGAACATGCGGCCAGCCGGTGCTGCCGGCCATCTCCCTCGGCCGCGGTGCAGGTGCGGAGCCGAGGCGGAATGCTGCCGGACCGGAGTGTCAGTGCCGAGGCATAAACTGGAGAGTGCAAACAACGGAGGCGGCAAAATGAGCATGGAAGGCGCGGCGTGGAGCTCTCTTCATAAGATCTCCACCGCCAGGGGCAGCGACAATAAGATTTCCAAGGAGACGCTTCGGCGGATTATTGCTTTCGCCTCTCCCTACAAAAAGCAGCTGATCGGCTTCGTCCTGCTGTCCACGCTCGGAGCTTTTCTGGCGGTGGCCACTCCGGTCCTGGCCGGTGAGGTGGTCAATTCCATCGTCGCGGGTTCGGCAGCGGGCCGGGTGATCCAGCTGGCACTGCTGATCGCCGGGGTTGCGGTGGCGGATGCCGGGGTGTCAATGGCCACCCGGTGGTTCTCTTCCCGGATTGGTGAGCAAGTCATCCTGGACCTGCGGACAGCGGTTTTTGACCATGTCCAAAAAATGCCCATCGCCTTCTTTACGCGCACGCGCACAGGCGCCCTGGTCAGCCGGCTCAACAATGACGTCATTGGTGCGCAGCAGGCCTTCAGCGGCACCCTCTCCGGCGTGGTGAGCAACCTCGTCGCCCTGATCCTGACGCTGATCGTCATGCTCAACACCTCCTGGCAGGTGACCGTCCTGGCCATGCTGCTGCTGCCGGTGTTCCTTATTCCGGCCCGCCGCATGGGCGGCAAGCTGGCTTCGCTTCGGCGTGAAGCAGCGAATCACAATGCCTCCATGGGAACGCAGATGACCGAACGGTTCTCGGCGCCCGGAGCCACCCTGGTCAAGCTGTTCGGCCGGCC
This genomic interval from Arthrobacter sp. zg-Y820 contains the following:
- a CDS encoding NTP transferase domain-containing protein — protein: MPLPRGGSSRCNNSPRSKELSSSEDLSRTGDRPRFNAVILAGGRSSRLDGTPKALLQASGRTLLAAALDAAAGACACAVAGPPSLSAVVEESGHGAALLVREDPPFSGPAAALAAAWTALAERDSHAGHLQPGWTLVLACDMPFISRAVAALLAAARSTEAEVAPGRVDRYESLLALDETGRAQPLAALYRTAHLGAAVHQPDRPGGLENLSMRRLLAKVQWRGVAVPAHSTADIDTWEDARRWSVGTGRAGNVEASAASERTPAEEQ
- a CDS encoding DUF6457 domain-containing protein, encoding MASQEEQLEAWCGRLLTALELEGTAVDIGAVLQLASDAAHSVVRPAAPLTTFVAGFAAGLAAGSGQADDDVAMGAAMRAAARECKNYGETGDSNDN
- a CDS encoding molybdopterin molybdotransferase MoeA, with translation MTTDNSTPVILPLQPNAPWEQARSLAFSAGRPLPYETVPLAEALGQVLAEDVTALQPIPHYASSAMDGWAVSGPPPWQLVSHQEPKTERWQIHKESGRRPLQPGQAVAILTGGMIPLGAHSVLRSESGVLTGGVNPVLALSDDARGEEPRSGEHIRPAGEEAAAGEVTIRRGTRLNPAHIALAAVCGHDTLPVLRAPRVSLLLTGDEVIEYGLPESGQVRDTFGPQLPQLVTMLGGRMDVVRRLSDRYEDVVAALSTDASDETSIAMSSGDVLITTGGTGRSEADHLRQALEDMDAEMLINGVAMRPGHPTMLARLPDGRLLVALPGNPLAAMMAVFTVLSPLLDGLRGAPLSPERHVLVGVDIEPLPGRTRLVPCRIENGRALPSQYFRSGMLRGIADADAIMVIPESGCTKDEAITALPLPWTVHEPPAH
- the fdhD gene encoding formate dehydrogenase accessory sulfurtransferase FdhD; this encodes MGRVTRRGSITKFRTDGTVTKREDILAGEEPLEIRVEGRSFTVTMRTPGDDFDLVAGFLVSEGIIWEPGQLISLRYCAGVDESGQQTFNVVDVQLRPGTALPDTAMERHVYTSSSCGICGTASIDAVRKSSHFSLGDDDVRVPLPVLAALPDQLRQQQKVFDRTGGVHAAGLFSAEGELLCLREDVGRHNAVDKVVGWALRAGRLPLRGTVLQVSGRASFELVQKAQLAGIPMLAAVSAPSSLSVELAQDAGMTLVGFSRGTSLNCYAFPERISV
- a CDS encoding ATP-binding protein, which produces MPTALQPVQAPSGDPGEQFAVVAVRVHDCRASTDSVLRAAGLTPLHVNNESDAVQAISEQDVMLAVVDSVMLAAARPDQLRRLRQEPAVAELPVILLSGDGNLDIEGMVQLGITEFVVGRVQETDLAARVALVLAGSQATRRRKIAAARLRDDTRAISAALRSTNDPEQMAALVVRGLGETFAACQVRMDTFPDERVPELSASWSRKPSGKGLPRIPMPEAADLCASLWDQETVLRVEDHLILNEPDGKVLSATIPAELRTSVLAPLAHGDKVLGYIWIAGTAPRHWSRTELSLIQHVCGNLAHGLVQGHLITAQREVLSRLRELDQAKTDFVATVNHELRTPLTSITGYLELILDGSAGEVPPHMVQMLEIVGRNAARLNQLISDLLTISRSDAHASLAVEEIDLAGLLESVAAALAPAAAANDITLQLGPVAAPLLVDGEEAQLEQVFTNLLSNAVKFTRPGGTVDVLSDVISTDSGPQIRVKVVDSGIGIPEGDIPKLFRRFFRASNATAAAIPGTGLGLAIVQDIVHQHGGELAIDSAVGRGTTVTVQVPARR